The following proteins are encoded in a genomic region of Periophthalmus magnuspinnatus isolate fPerMag1 chromosome 23, fPerMag1.2.pri, whole genome shotgun sequence:
- the tor4aa gene encoding torsin-4A encodes MSDHDSSASASQTGDFDEDTNSELEADRDDRHKDRHVSSLSSFSTSLRAVIRIKQKYQAMKKRRQDLALSLTAAGTQTGAPVRTSPKIFTFDALNTSADSSLDNTIYQKKKRRRKKRVLFPHNGGRRVPPKQERSRAQHCLYLLFAIVFLQVYNAIENLDDHVLKYDLEGLEKTLRREVFAQQGAVEGLMSHLQDYLSTYVHNKPLVVSVHGPSGVGKSFLGRLLAGHFRSVVGDALVLQYYVLHHCPQEADAVQCAQNLCALISQIVQQAEEEEKIPLLIFDEVEYMQQEILDALWQFVATKQSNEYLNVIYLFLSNLGHEQITKHLLHNSSSDSVTASGHGYLIKELTPILRNTLDKLHPLWAEADILPLGLLEKVHVMDCFLEEITREGFYPDHANIERLAGEIEYYPIVGGHEYAQTGCKQVVAKVNLL; translated from the exons ATGAGTGACCACGACAGCAGTGCATCAGCCTCCCAGACTGGAGACTTTGATGAAGACACAAACAGTGAATTAGAAGCGGACAGAGATGATAGACACAAGGACAGACATGTGTCCAGTTTGTCCAGCTTCTCAACCTCTCTGCGTGCTGTTATACGCATCAAACAGAAGTACCAGGCCATGAAGAAACGCAGACAAGACCTGGCCCTGAGCCTTACAGCAGCAGGGACTCAGACAGGGGCCCCGGTCAGGACAAGCCCCAAAATCTTCACCTTTGATGCCCTGAACACATCTGCCGACTCTTCACTGGATAACACTATTTATCAGAAGAAAAAAAGGAGACGAAAGAAAAGggtgttgtttcctcacaaTGGAGGACGCAGAGTCCCACCCAAACAGGAGCGCAGCCGAGCCCAACACTGCCTGTATCTACTGTTCGCCATTGTCTTCCTTCAG GTGTACAATGCCATAGAAAATCTTGATGATCATGTTCTTAAATATGACCTAGAGGGCCTGGAGAAGACATTGCGTAGGGAAGTGTTTgcacagcagggggcagtggagGGTCTCATGTCTCACCTACAGGACTATCTGTCTACCTATGTCCACAACAAGCCTCTTGTTGTGTCTGTGCATGGCCCCAGTGGGGTGGGTAAGAGCTTCCTGGGTCGTCTCCTGGCTGGACACTTTCGCTCAGTGGTTGGGGACGCTTTGGTGCTGCAGTACTATGTCCTTCACCACTGTCCCCAAGAGGCAGATGCGGTCCAGTGTGCTCAGAACCTGTGTGCTCTGATCTCTCAGATAGTGCAgcaagcagaggaggaggagaagattcCATTATTGATTTTTGATGAGGTTGAGTACATGCAACAAGAGATACTGGATGCACTGTGGCAGTTTGTCGCCACCAAGCAGTCGAACGAGTACCTGAATGTGATCTACCTATTTCTGAGCAACCTGGGCCATGAGCAAATCACAAAGCATTTGCTTCACAACTCATCAAGTGACTCTGTAACAGCCTCTGGTCATGGCTATCTGATCAAGGAGCTCACCCCAATTCTACGCAACACTCTGGATAAACTGCACCCCCTGTGGGCAGAGGCAGACATTTTACCCCTGGGCCTTCTGGAAAAGGTTCACGTGATGGACTGTTTTCTGGAGGAAATTACTCGAGAAGGTTTTTATCCAGACCATGCCAACATAGAGCGGCTG